The Silene latifolia isolate original U9 population chromosome 4, ASM4854445v1, whole genome shotgun sequence region CTCATAATTCCATCGACATCTACTGCCTCAATCGTAATCCCTCCAATAAAACTCCCCGGTTCAGCATCTTCTTTCTTCACCACTGTCCGGCGTCTCATCATCAACCCACAAACAAGGTCAATAATCTCCTAGTTTTGTTTAATTGCAATTTACATGTTTGTGAAAAATGCTCAAGGTTTCTATAACAAACTTAAGATATGAAAGTCAGGGACTCAAACGCTTAGGTGAATTGTAGTTGATCTTGTAACATGGGAATGAACTTACATTAAGAGCACCTCAAAACGATGTCACTAGTTACTACATAAAATAAATCCATGTTTGCCGTAGTATATACTAGGATTGCTGGGCAAAAATGAGGGACTCGTTACAAAAAGGAACAAATTAGTCATCTGAAGTCGAAGCAGCTTCCTTGAGGCACAATCTCATGATCTCCCCTAGCTTTTTGCAGGCATCAAGGCACACCTTCATTCCCTGTTTTCATATGTTAAAACTTAGTGTCCAACTCCAAAAGGCTCTCGATTATAGTGAAGTTGGCAGTCAAATACTCGGGTGTAGCCTAACCCACGTATTGGAAACACAAACTCAAAAAATTCTATCAACTGAATGTTCATAATATAGGAGACCTAGAAACTTTAGTATccaaaaatagtgaatttttgtTTCCATTCTAAATGAGGATTCATGAATTCTTCCTTTATATAATTTGCAAACCATCTCAATTCATGGGGGTTTATATCAGGTAACTGGAATGGTATGCAAATCAGATCAACTATGAAAGGCAGTTTGAAATGAAGAATCAAACGAGCAATTAAGCATGCAAAGAAAAAGAAGAATGTCTTCAAATATTTCAGGATCTAGCAGTCGTTAACTTAGGAGAAATGTCTTCAAAAATTTAGGACAAAAACAGAGGTAAAAAGCAAGACAATTTTGCATCTAGTCAACTATTATTGAATTAGCAGGTGAGACTCAGAGAAGGGAAAGTAACTGCATTGGAAAATAAAAAGGAGACTGATGATAAGGGCAGGTGGCTTACCTCGTGAACTTTTGAGGTAGTCCACTCTCCAGTTATAGTCAACTGGGTGACCTCGGAACGAGAAGGCATATAGGTAAGCGTTAAACTCCCATCTTGGCAGCTTTCCTCCTCCAGCAGAGGATCAATGATCAAGTTGGTGCCAAGGGAAGACTACAAATGCGATAAAAAAACACTATCAAAAGGGAAATGCAATGGCGTATATGAAATTATCAAATACTGCAGCCAGCTACCTGAGAGACCAGAAAAATCTTTCCCAGTCCTTACCAACAGGAATAACTAGATACAAGTATTAGCTAAAGgataaaaaaaaactaaatataAGAAAACTGAAGTCTTCAAACAGGCATAGATAAAAAAACGGCAAGAAGAAATCTGAAGGATGTAACCAAGAGAGCAAACATAGTTCTCATCCCGTCTAGCCTCATAGCGGTCCTCGTAACATTTTACATAATAAGTGCTCACGAATACTGAAACATCTCCTTTAAACGACCACCAATGGCTTACAGCTAGCCTTGGCATATTGCCTAAACCATTCATAATATATCAAGTTTACCAAAGACAGATAAGAGAGACGAAACATAAGTAGGTGTCCAGGTGAACCTTGATAACTGAAATCAACAGAGCCAAAAAAAACCAGCAGCGAGAGTCAAAGACAAAAAATTAAATAGATCTACTAAGCAGGATGCACGCTACTAAGCTGTAACGGTAAAGAGAGCTAAAATTGCAGGTTGAGACTGAGACATAAATAAATTACAGTTCACAGACTGAAACAAGTCTCTTGTCTCTAGAAAATTAAATATTACCAAACAAAAACTTCAGCAAAGAAAACACGAGAGGAAAAATAAAGTTTATTGTACAACAACTCAACAAGTACTTTTTTAACTAGCTGTTTCCTGCACTAGTATCCAAACAGAAATCCACAATTAGTTGAATAATACATCTTTATCATGGATATCACGAGTGCTCTCATTATCTTCTATTACAAATATATACTAACTTTAGTTTCAATACGACATTAAGAACACAAAAATAATAAACTAAAGCTCCAATGCTATATACTTTTACACTTGAGGTTCCCTAAATTTTGAAGCCTTCGACATAGCAGTACACTGATGCTCAAAACCCAAGGAAAAAAAAAGTGAGAATACAGTATCTAAAATCTAAATTTGAGAGAAGACTTGGACAAGGATATTCTCCATCCCTTGATCGCACTTAAGTATCCCATTTACATGTCTCAAACATTAAGACTCCTTTGTAAGATCAGCATTATGGAAAAGTAGATGATTTTCAGATgttaaggacaaatgattttatATTTTTCTTCTCACAATCTAAAGAGGTAATGAATGAGACAATAAAAAACAGTGGTACAGAGACAAACCATAGAAACTGCAGTAACCAGATCATACAACATGATCCCAGCATCAGCTAGAGCAAGACTGGCACATGATATAATAACCGGAAGATCACCTGCGGCGATAAAGTGAATAACTAAAATCAGACAAAGGGGCGGCAATAGACTTATGCAAAGAGACAAAAACATCCAACATGACAATTTATTCCCCATATTGTCTCAGCTGCCTTCACTAATCCCTGATCTTTGAATCTTCAAATGCACTCTAAGCTTAGTTTGAGAAGGTGCGAGGCGCACTGTGGCGATGGGGTCTCAAGGGGCTCAGGCGCAAGGCGAAGGCGCACGCCTTTTGGGCACGAGGCGCACTGATTTTTCAAACGAACATCCATATTTCACAATCAAATTTTGTGCGAGAATAGTCCCTTTTTTGTTTTAAAAGGGCTAACACGTATTTAAAAGCGAATATTAAGGATAAGGGGGGAGAAAAGAAGGGTAAAATAAAAGACTTGAAAAAAATATGGAATTGCACACTAATGCGCCTCGAGTGCGCCTTGGGTGCGCCTCACTAGTTGCGTCTTGTGCGCCTTGAAGGTGCCTCATGCGCCTTAGGTGCACCTTTTGTATTCCATGCACCTCAGACATTCTGATGCGATCTAGTTGGCGCCTCACTGCGCCTTGCGTCTAGGCACGCGCTTTTTTAAACTAAGACTCTAAGTTCCTACGTCCATTTAAACTAAGACTCTAAGTTCCTACGTCCAGATATAAAATCAACTTAAAGAAGAAAGGAGGTTGTTGGAATGTAAGAAACCCAAATGTGAAGCCCCACATTGGTGGTGGAGTAGAGAGTTGCTCACTATATAACTATATAAGGCCTAGGGGTTCTCAAACTCCCGATTGGTTTTAGGAAAGATGGGGTTGCCTAGGGTTTGTGAAGTGGGCCCCCTCTCTACTTTCCGGGTATGGTCAGGCCCATTTCGAATTCTAACATAATATGAGAGCCTGGGTTTCCATAAATCTAACTGAGCTCTAGTGCCACTGGAAGAGGGCCCTCTGACCCTCTCTTTAGAAGATTCTGAGTCTGGGTTCCTGCTCCTGCTCCAGCGCGCTCCCATGGTGTTGTCGTGGGTTTGTTAAGTGGGCTTCACATGTGAAGGGGAGTGTGTGACGTCCCAAATTGGTGGTGGAGTAGAGAGTTGCTCACTTTATAAGGCCTAGGGGTTCTCCTCCTACTCCCGATTGATTTTAGAAAAGATGGAGTTCCCTTGGCCTTATGAAGTGGACACCCTCTCTCCTTTGGGGTATGGTTAGGCCCATATCGAATTCTTACAGAGGTCAAGAAACAAAGAGCAGAGCGAGAAGGACGTGTCAAGTAAATGTGTCAGTGTCACCCATGACCTCCGGGGTATCAATGAATAAAAGATGTTGGAAAACAAAGTACACAGATAAAAGCTCATCCAAGTCCCTCATGCAAACGTTTTTATAGGCAGACATAAACATTAGTTAAGCGGGTGTTTGGGTATGGGTTTGTTCAGGAATCATCCCCGGCTGGTATGGGGttggaacttgattcctcataccTTCCGTTTGTTTCTTGTGGGTGAATGAGGTTGAACTCAATTAAAGCTAAAAGAAATCAAAAATTCaatatttaaaataataatttttaatattttaaaatcatgtgaataaagatttaatcaaataaatataaAAACATTTCATTTACTATATTTCATATAGGTTTCTTTCATAGTTTTTTCTTTTATAATCAGATACCCATGGTATCAATCTCATGTCAATGACCATCACGCCAGTATTTATCTAACCAACTatttcaaccaaaaaaaaaaagattctcCTCCAACACCCCTACCACGCAACGACGACAGACCCACCACTATTCCCAACTCACCTCCCTCCCCTTCTCCGTCTTGTCTACCCTTGATTTATAGGTTCCTAAGAAAAAAGGCAGTGTGACAATGCAAGTATACAAAaatacaacaacatcagagccttaatcccaaaatgatttggggtcggctgacatgaatcatcctttagaaccgtccatgggtgaacgcacacctcagaAATGCGAAAAacagaaaagaaaaagtgaaaaacaaaaggggagtgaaacataatacgaAAGCCaagtaaacttataggttttaaaatcgaagtccggatttcttttataaaaacttagaatttaaatcgagaataaagattaaaacttaagggtccggattaccttaaaagtgaaccaagtattaatatataagcAAGTTGTTGGTAAAAAGGTGTGATAAATCCGAAAAgaaacaaataaattttaaaaattaaataaaaaacattaaatatatcaaataacgtcaaatactaaaaatccacatgtatcattgccctccattgtgccctctccgtcaccattccctcatcaagcacgagaaatctcatatcgtgctgtATACAGAAATAACTTAGTAAAAATTGTGCTAATAGGGGATCTGGGGAAGTTCAAGTGTTTAAAGCGTAGCAAAGATGGTTACTAGGAACTGCAAGGAAAAATAATAAACTCCTAGAATTGTAAGCATTGTTAAGGAACTTGAGAGTTGAGACAATGTTAAACCACAAAAGTACAGATTTGAACAACTCACTTCCACCGGATTCAATAACTAATGCAAAAACATCAACCGTTGTCTTGGGAAAGGACTCCATTATTATCGAACCCTCCAAAGATTTGTGAAGCATAGACGAAAACTCTTTGTGTTCTGAAACCTAAAGAGAGAAGAGGGGGGGCTTCAACAGACTTACAAACTTAGCAATACGATTGAACATGAGAAAATAAACAACGGATTTGATACTAAAAAGTATGTGACCTGTCCTCGAACAGGGGTAGCAAAAGGTGCATAGCTGACGCTGCAATTCAACCGGCCTGTGTCACTGTACATCATTGCCTTCTTACTTTCTCTAGGCCCAAATCTGAACAGTAACCGAAATCATGACAAATAAAACATGACAAACTTAAAAGGGTATTGCTATGTGAAAGCCTTACGACATAATCCGGTCAGAATATAAGCACAGTTAAAGGCGAAAACTGGTTGAATTTTGGAGTATTTCAGTTGCAAGCATTAGAGTAGCAAATATGTAATAAAAAAGAAAAGATATACTCACACGGAGACGATAACTTTGGTGTTACCAAACTCAGCATAGGCAGAACCAGCAGCGGCATTGACAGCAGTTGTCCTTAAGACTGAAACCAAAACAAAAGGGCAATTAACATAAACATAGTCCAACATCCGAATAAAGTGAGTTAAAAGAAGAAATGACATACAAGCAGGGCGACACTCGTAAATGCCACGACCATCAGCTCGAACTCCATCTAAATCTTTGAAACTAGGGTTTTGTTGTTTCTTCTTTTGGGTACAAGGGGAATATGTTGTCCCTAACTTTGTAGCCATcgatttctttctatctttctaTCACTGAATAAAAATTGTGACTTGCTGGATAAAAATTCAAATACCGAGAGCAGAAATCAAAGGTGAATTTcaaattagggttttgttttgCGATGAGCTCGATATGTGTCGTTAAACTGCCCGGAAAATTGGGGTTTCCGGCGTTAAGGGAGTAGAATCAAAGGGGTTTCAGAAATGCGCTTATGAGGGTTTAagattttaatttctttttggtttttttttgtacaGTAGAGGGACGAGTCCTGAATTAAAAAAACGAACTAAGAAGCTAAAATATGAGTGATCCAATCCCTTGAATGTCCTCTTGTAGAATGATCCAGTGATTAGGGGAGCAGCATTTAACACTATCAGTAAAGGAAAGAACGCCTTGATTAGTAAGCCAGTCACTTGCTCGATTTGTCTTCCAGTAAAAATGCTCTAGTTGGACAATCCAATTGTCGCTTCTAATCAGTTCTTTGCACCGTAAGACTAGGGGACGAATACCAGGGCCGTCCCTGACATTATAGGAGTCTTGTGCGAAATTGAAAAAATGGGCCTCCAATATATAACAACGTtgacaattttttaaaaaaatatcaaAAAATTTTGATAAAAGAAGCTAATGAGGCCCAACAGGCATGTAAGATAAATTAAATTTTGCTCCCTTAATATCTTATAAGTAAGTTCCTTTGCCATGTTGGTTAACTCTTTACTCTTTCATGAAGATGGGGTGGGTTCGAACCTCATTAACAGCACTGAGAAATCGAACACAGATTGCAAGGAGTACAG contains the following coding sequences:
- the LOC141653624 gene encoding exosome complex component RRP41-like, with translation MATKLGTTYSPCTQKKKQQNPSFKDLDGVRADGRGIYECRPAFLRTTAVNAAAGSAYAEFGNTKVIVSVFGPRESKKAMMYSDTGRLNCSVSYAPFATPVRGQVSEHKEFSSMLHKSLEGSIIMESFPKTTVDVFALVIESGGSDLPVIISCASLALADAGIMLYDLVTAVSMSSLGTNLIIDPLLEEESCQDGSLTLTYMPSRSEVTQLTITGEWTTSKVHEGMKVCLDACKKLGEIMRLCLKEAASTSDD